In Streptomyces hawaiiensis, one genomic interval encodes:
- a CDS encoding MarR family winged helix-turn-helix transcriptional regulator — MGDTPGPSEPTLEEQIAAYQREFQDLDPQVEQIVSALSRLNRRMNVAYGRQTSALGISNAEWEVLKALVLSGAPYRLGPSDLAKRLGLTPAAMTHRIDRMVAESLVTRERDESNRVRVIVELTSEGREKWLEAMRLASVFEEDLLQDLAPDERAVLGEVLTRLLRRVEDAQPDAGGRLTDLD, encoded by the coding sequence ATGGGCGACACCCCCGGCCCCAGCGAGCCGACCCTCGAAGAGCAGATCGCCGCGTACCAGCGCGAGTTCCAGGACCTCGACCCCCAGGTAGAGCAGATCGTCTCGGCCCTGTCCCGGCTGAACCGCCGCATGAACGTCGCCTACGGCCGTCAGACCTCGGCCCTCGGCATCAGCAACGCGGAGTGGGAGGTCCTCAAGGCCCTCGTCCTCTCCGGAGCTCCCTACCGCCTGGGCCCCAGCGATCTCGCCAAGCGCCTCGGTCTCACCCCGGCCGCGATGACCCACCGGATCGACCGCATGGTCGCCGAATCTCTGGTGACCCGTGAGCGAGACGAGTCGAACCGTGTACGAGTCATCGTGGAGCTGACATCCGAGGGGCGGGAGAAGTGGCTGGAGGCGATGCGCCTGGCGTCGGTCTTCGAGGAGGACCTGCTCCAGGACCTGGCCCCCGACGAGCGCGCAGTGCTGGGCGAAGTGCTCACGCGCCTGCTGCGCCGGGTCGAGGATGCCCAGCCGGACGCCGGCGGGCGCCTCACCGACCTGGACTGA
- a CDS encoding MFS transporter, with amino-acid sequence MGAAMRRIHVGNALSAFGLGFTVPYLYVYVAQVRGLGAMTAGLVLAVFAVAALVVLPFAGRAIVRRGPLPVLLSALVTAALGALSLGIASSAAAVLVSASLLGAGQAVMQPALATMIVDCSSAETRSRAFAMQFFLQNLGLGVGGLIGGHLVDTTSAASFTLLFSIEAAMFLLLVVVMVTVRMPRAPRIEDAPTASGRGGWKQLMGNRAMVQLCVLGFVLFFACYGQFESGLSAYGVEAAGISTSALGTALAANTLVIVVAQFAVLRFVERRRRSRVIAAVGLIWAVAWAVAGYAGLGHGSQEMATAAFVSTYALFGLGEAMLSPTVAPLVADLAPEGLAGQYNSAFALVKQLALAVGPAVGGPLGASLHAPYIVAFLVFSLGITVLAVRLGRQLTDVQDQPWLGKSRVVARGGAPVSADV; translated from the coding sequence ATGGGCGCAGCGATGCGCCGGATTCACGTGGGTAACGCACTCAGCGCGTTCGGGCTCGGATTCACGGTCCCGTACCTGTACGTCTACGTGGCGCAGGTGCGAGGGCTGGGGGCCATGACGGCGGGTCTCGTACTCGCCGTCTTCGCTGTGGCCGCGCTGGTCGTGCTGCCGTTCGCCGGGCGGGCGATCGTCCGGCGCGGCCCGCTGCCGGTGCTGCTCTCCGCCCTGGTCACCGCCGCTCTTGGTGCGCTCAGTCTGGGGATCGCGAGCAGCGCGGCGGCCGTGCTGGTCTCGGCCTCCCTGCTGGGAGCCGGGCAGGCCGTGATGCAGCCGGCGCTCGCGACGATGATCGTCGACTGCTCGTCGGCGGAGACGCGGTCGCGTGCCTTCGCCATGCAGTTCTTCCTGCAGAACCTCGGGCTCGGGGTCGGTGGCCTCATCGGCGGGCATCTCGTCGACACGACGAGTGCTGCCTCCTTCACCCTGCTCTTCTCGATCGAGGCGGCGATGTTCCTGCTGCTGGTCGTGGTGATGGTGACCGTGCGGATGCCGCGCGCGCCGCGGATCGAGGACGCGCCCACGGCTTCCGGCCGGGGCGGCTGGAAGCAGCTGATGGGCAACCGGGCCATGGTGCAGCTGTGCGTGCTGGGCTTCGTGCTGTTCTTCGCCTGCTACGGGCAGTTCGAGTCGGGGCTCAGTGCGTATGGGGTCGAGGCCGCCGGGATCTCGACGTCCGCGCTGGGGACCGCGCTCGCCGCCAACACGCTGGTGATCGTCGTCGCGCAGTTCGCCGTGCTCCGGTTCGTGGAGCGGCGCCGGCGGTCGCGGGTGATCGCCGCAGTCGGGCTGATCTGGGCCGTGGCATGGGCCGTCGCCGGGTACGCGGGGCTCGGGCACGGGAGCCAGGAGATGGCGACGGCCGCGTTCGTCTCGACGTACGCGCTGTTCGGGCTGGGTGAGGCGATGCTGTCGCCGACCGTGGCCCCGCTGGTCGCGGATCTCGCGCCGGAGGGGTTGGCCGGGCAGTACAACTCCGCGTTCGCCCTGGTCAAGCAGCTCGCGCTGGCCGTCGGGCCGGCCGTGGGCGGACCGCTGGGGGCTTCGCTGCACGCGCCGTACATCGTGGCGTTCCTGGTGTTCTCGCTGGGGATCACCGTCCTGGCCGTGCGGTTGGGGCGGCAGCTGACCGATGTGCAGGATCAGCCGTGGCTCGGGAAGAGCCGGGTCGTGGCGCGGGGTGGGGCGCCCGTTTCCGCGGACGTCTGA
- a CDS encoding ATP-binding SpoIIE family protein phosphatase, whose translation MNFTRWSARLPGTQRRAAARTEQTASPDRRGEGSVPAARAEQLTDESPSAPAVDELRVREVLDRVPSLVALVHGPEHRIAYVNDAYTAAFGVRPLGERAREALPELDALGLFPLLDQVQRSGKPRTVKSRKAPDGRSYTFTCTPVAQGDGKGGSDGRGVLVFATDVTDHAEAAKRLRASERRQRETAVTLQRSLLPQELEEPDDLRVAATYHPGGTEAAVGGDWYDVITLGGGRTALVIGDVMGRGVRAAAVMGQLRTAVRAYARLDLPPHEVLQLLDGLAAEIDANQIATCAYAIHDPNEGKLIYSSAGHLPILVRDEDGTVLRAEEPTGPPLGTGGWMHTSGSIPLAPGSTAVLYTDGLVERRDADLDEGIAALERALAGATGTPQVVCDRLVRSAGVTPDHDDDVAVLVLQHPARTGSESELFRNAALELLGGVEAAPRARAFASGVLTSWRFPADLHDLGVLATSELVANSLQHGTPPMRLRLRRTDRRLIIEVTDGDDHLPRRRRAEPGDESGRGIAIVATIASNWGCRRTPGGGKAVWCEFALPRTQPT comes from the coding sequence GTGAACTTCACGCGCTGGAGCGCCCGGCTCCCCGGAACGCAGCGCCGCGCCGCAGCGCGGACCGAGCAGACGGCCTCCCCGGACCGGCGGGGGGAAGGTTCCGTACCCGCCGCCCGTGCCGAACAACTGACCGACGAGTCGCCGTCCGCACCCGCCGTCGACGAACTGCGGGTGCGCGAGGTCCTCGACCGCGTCCCGTCCCTCGTCGCCCTGGTCCACGGCCCCGAGCACCGCATCGCCTACGTCAACGACGCCTACACGGCCGCCTTCGGCGTACGCCCGCTGGGCGAACGCGCCCGCGAGGCTCTCCCCGAGCTGGACGCCCTCGGCCTGTTCCCCCTCCTGGACCAGGTCCAGCGCAGCGGCAAACCGCGCACGGTCAAGTCCCGCAAGGCCCCCGACGGCCGCTCCTACACCTTCACCTGCACCCCCGTCGCCCAGGGCGACGGCAAGGGCGGCAGCGACGGCCGCGGCGTCCTCGTCTTCGCCACCGACGTCACCGACCACGCCGAAGCCGCAAAGCGCCTGCGCGCCAGCGAACGCCGCCAGCGCGAAACAGCGGTCACCCTCCAGCGGTCCCTGCTCCCCCAGGAGCTCGAAGAACCCGACGACCTGCGCGTCGCCGCCACCTACCACCCCGGCGGTACGGAAGCCGCGGTCGGCGGCGACTGGTACGACGTCATCACCCTGGGCGGCGGCCGCACGGCCCTGGTCATCGGCGACGTCATGGGCCGCGGCGTCCGCGCGGCGGCGGTCATGGGCCAGCTCCGCACGGCGGTCCGCGCCTACGCCCGCCTCGACCTCCCCCCGCACGAGGTCCTCCAGCTCCTGGACGGCCTGGCGGCCGAGATCGACGCCAACCAGATCGCCACGTGCGCGTACGCCATCCACGATCCGAACGAGGGCAAGCTGATCTACTCCTCGGCGGGCCACCTCCCGATCCTCGTCCGCGACGAGGACGGCACGGTCCTGCGCGCCGAAGAACCCACCGGCCCCCCGCTCGGCACCGGCGGCTGGATGCACACCTCGGGCTCGATCCCCCTCGCCCCCGGTTCCACGGCCGTCCTCTACACGGACGGCCTGGTCGAGCGCCGCGACGCCGACCTGGACGAGGGCATCGCCGCCCTGGAACGCGCCCTGGCCGGCGCCACCGGCACACCCCAGGTCGTCTGCGACCGCCTGGTCCGTTCCGCGGGCGTCACCCCCGACCACGACGACGACGTGGCCGTCCTGGTCCTCCAGCACCCCGCTCGCACGGGTTCGGAGAGCGAGCTCTTCCGCAACGCCGCCCTGGAACTCCTGGGCGGCGTAGAAGCGGCCCCCCGCGCGCGTGCCTTCGCCTCCGGCGTCCTGACCAGCTGGCGCTTTCCCGCCGACCTGCACGACCTCGGGGTCCTGGCGACCAGCGAACTGGTCGCCAACTCCCTCCAGCACGGCACCCCGCCGATGCGCCTGCGCCTGCGCCGCACCGACCGCCGCCTGATCATCGAGGTCACCGACGGCGACGACCACCTCCCCAGACGCCGCCGCGCGGAACCGGGCGACGAATCGGGCCGGGGCATCGCCATCGTCGCCACGATCGCGTCGAACTGGGGCTGCCGCCGGACACCCGGCGGCGGCAAGGCAGTCTGGTGCGAGTTCGCCCTGCCGCGCACCCAGCCGACGTGA
- a CDS encoding NAD(P)/FAD-dependent oxidoreductase, which yields MVKERARILVVGGGYVGMYTALRLQRRLKRELDRGEVEITVVTPDPYMTYQPFLPEAAAGAISPRHVVVPLRRVLDRCRVLIGEATAVDHAERTATVTTLATEEEGTGGQRLSYDQLVLAPGSVSRTLPVPGLADHGIGFKTVEEAIGLRNHVIEQMDIASSTRDPAIRDAALTFVFVGGGFAGVEALGELEDMARYAARYYHNVQPEDMKWILVEASDRILPEVGEEMGRYTVTELRRRNIDVRLRTRLESCADRVAVLSDGARFPTRTVVWTAGVKPHPVLAASDLPRNDRGRLRCTPELSVDGATHAWAAGDAAAVPDVTAEEPGRECAPNAQHAVRQAKVLADNIVHTLRGEPLERYEHAYAGSVASLGLHKGVAHVYGRKLKGYPAWFMHRAYHLSRVPTFNRKARVLAEWTLAGLFKREIVSLGSLEHPRAEFELAAGGKPSHDPPHNPKGSS from the coding sequence GTGGTGAAGGAACGTGCGCGCATTCTCGTTGTCGGTGGCGGCTACGTCGGGATGTACACCGCCCTGCGCCTGCAGCGCAGACTGAAACGGGAGCTGGACCGGGGCGAGGTGGAGATCACGGTCGTCACCCCCGACCCGTACATGACCTACCAGCCGTTCCTGCCCGAGGCCGCCGCGGGCGCGATCTCCCCCCGCCACGTCGTCGTGCCGCTGCGCCGCGTCCTCGACCGGTGCCGGGTCCTGATCGGCGAGGCCACCGCCGTCGACCACGCCGAACGCACCGCCACCGTCACCACCCTCGCCACCGAGGAGGAGGGCACCGGCGGACAGCGGCTGTCCTACGACCAGCTGGTCCTCGCCCCCGGCTCCGTCTCGCGCACCCTGCCGGTCCCCGGCCTCGCCGACCACGGCATCGGCTTCAAGACCGTCGAGGAGGCCATCGGGCTGCGCAACCACGTCATCGAGCAGATGGACATCGCCTCCTCCACCCGCGACCCCGCGATCCGCGACGCGGCCCTCACCTTCGTCTTCGTCGGCGGCGGCTTCGCAGGGGTGGAGGCACTCGGCGAACTGGAGGACATGGCCCGCTACGCCGCGCGCTACTACCACAACGTCCAGCCCGAGGACATGAAGTGGATCCTCGTCGAGGCCTCGGACCGCATCCTGCCCGAGGTCGGCGAGGAGATGGGCCGCTACACCGTCACCGAGCTGCGCCGCCGCAACATCGACGTCCGCCTCCGCACCCGCCTGGAGTCCTGCGCCGACCGGGTCGCCGTCCTCAGCGACGGCGCCCGCTTCCCCACCCGTACGGTCGTCTGGACAGCCGGCGTGAAACCCCACCCGGTGCTCGCCGCCTCCGACCTGCCGCGCAACGACCGCGGACGCCTGAGGTGCACGCCGGAACTGTCCGTCGACGGCGCCACGCACGCGTGGGCCGCGGGAGACGCCGCCGCCGTCCCCGACGTCACCGCCGAAGAGCCGGGCCGCGAGTGCGCCCCCAACGCCCAGCACGCCGTCCGCCAGGCCAAGGTCCTCGCCGACAACATCGTGCACACCCTGCGCGGCGAACCTCTGGAGCGGTACGAACACGCCTACGCCGGATCGGTCGCCTCCCTGGGCCTGCACAAGGGCGTCGCCCACGTCTACGGACGCAAGCTCAAGGGCTACCCCGCCTGGTTCATGCACCGCGCCTACCACCTCAGCCGCGTGCCCACCTTCAACCGCAAGGCGCGCGTGCTCGCCGAATGGACCCTGGCCGGCCTGTTCAAACGGGAGATCGTCTCCCTGGGTTCACTCGAACACCCCCGGGCGGAGTTCGAACTCGCAGCCGGTGGAAAGCCTTCTCACGATCCCCCGCACAACCCGAAGGGGTCGTCCTGA
- a CDS encoding TetR/AcrR family transcriptional regulator yields MHVQDSHWSPASAVAAGGMTMSAAAGNGRGTSRTTPLRVDAQRNLEHVLRAAREVFGELGYGAPMEDVARRARVGVGTVYRRFPSKDVLVRRIAEEETSRLTDQARAALGQEDEPWSALSRFLRTSVASGAGRLLPPQVLRVSVEDGAGGPRVPQQRTQPGGTELRLVPDQPVAVASVPAVAGEDAGTAALLEVVGQLVDRARAAGELRADVSVSDVLLVIATAAPSLPDAAQQAAASARLLDILLEGLRSRPA; encoded by the coding sequence ATGCATGTTCAGGACTCTCATTGGTCGCCCGCGTCCGCAGTCGCGGCGGGTGGCATGACGATGAGCGCGGCGGCGGGCAACGGACGCGGCACATCGCGGACGACGCCGCTGCGCGTGGACGCACAGCGCAATCTGGAGCACGTACTGCGCGCCGCGCGGGAGGTCTTCGGCGAGCTGGGGTACGGCGCGCCGATGGAGGACGTGGCGCGGCGCGCGCGGGTCGGTGTGGGCACGGTGTACCGGCGGTTCCCGAGCAAGGACGTCCTGGTGCGGCGGATAGCCGAGGAGGAGACCTCCCGGCTGACCGACCAGGCGCGTGCGGCGCTGGGGCAGGAGGACGAGCCGTGGTCGGCGCTGTCGCGCTTCCTGCGGACGTCGGTGGCTTCCGGCGCCGGGCGGCTGCTGCCGCCGCAGGTGCTGCGGGTCTCGGTGGAGGACGGCGCCGGTGGCCCGCGGGTGCCGCAGCAGCGGACCCAGCCGGGCGGGACGGAGCTGCGGCTGGTGCCGGACCAGCCGGTCGCGGTCGCTTCGGTACCGGCGGTCGCGGGCGAGGACGCCGGGACGGCGGCGCTGCTCGAGGTCGTGGGCCAGCTCGTGGACCGGGCGCGTGCGGCCGGTGAGCTGCGCGCGGACGTGTCGGTGTCGGACGTGCTGCTGGTGATCGCCACGGCCGCGCCCTCACTGCCGGACGCGGCACAGCAGGCGGCCGCCTCGGCCCGGCTGCTGGACATCCTGCTGGAGGGGCTGCGCTCGCGACCGGCGTGA
- a CDS encoding sigma-70 family RNA polymerase sigma factor, which translates to MSGDGRDESSAGGNGDATAGGPVPPQVPSQGGRASVPPGGHPADGSVPAQRDWREDSVLPPLREVPPSDADLIDRMRSGEDTAYEELYRRHAQAVRRYARTCCRDAHTADDLTAEVLARMLQAVRGGAGPTHAVRAYLLTSVRRVAASWTRSARREQLVDDFAVFAVQSARDSGGSDDDTLELGADVRAMHQAEQSMAMRAFRSLPERWQAVLWHTEIEDESPSEVATLFGLDANGTRVLASRAREGLKQAYLQAHVSATLTGDEECARYADQLGTYARGRLRTRAERGLRKHLDECAKCRLAALQIEEVAGGIPAVVPVAVIGWFGAAGYAKAAGLIAGGAGAAGAAGAAAAAGGSTGGGGAAASEGLGAPVKAGIAAGVVAVGVVAAVVMALAGNEKPKAEARTAPPSLPPSSVVRPGEPTPAPSRPQPGPRPPGIAPARAETPAPTPSSRTSPTPDSTPTPPRKPAPPPAPPKPTPPPAPTPTPTPPPLPPPPPAPAVYQWSELSYDISGDGTKPEMRIGSSSWVWKRSGLSVGDQRYTHGVTVHGRSSVTIDLNRSCSSYDALVGVDDMTLRLGKVYFSVYADGARLWRSPLVEGGDPAVPAHVNLTGRSTVRLVVEPRSALDNLMPVDWAESRFTCG; encoded by the coding sequence ATGAGCGGTGACGGTCGGGACGAGTCGAGCGCCGGCGGGAACGGCGACGCCACGGCCGGCGGCCCGGTCCCGCCGCAGGTGCCGAGTCAGGGCGGACGCGCGAGCGTGCCGCCCGGCGGGCACCCCGCCGACGGCTCGGTCCCGGCCCAGCGCGACTGGCGCGAGGACAGCGTCCTGCCGCCCCTGCGTGAAGTGCCGCCGTCCGACGCCGACCTCATCGACCGGATGCGCTCCGGCGAAGACACGGCGTACGAGGAGCTGTACCGGCGCCACGCACAAGCCGTGCGCCGCTACGCCCGCACCTGCTGCCGGGACGCCCACACCGCGGACGACCTGACCGCGGAGGTCTTGGCCCGCATGCTCCAGGCGGTACGCGGCGGCGCGGGTCCCACGCACGCCGTCCGCGCGTACCTGCTCACCTCCGTCCGCCGGGTCGCCGCCTCCTGGACGAGGTCGGCGCGGCGCGAGCAGCTCGTCGACGACTTCGCGGTGTTCGCCGTCCAGTCCGCGCGCGACTCCGGCGGGTCCGACGACGACACGCTCGAACTGGGCGCGGACGTACGGGCGATGCACCAGGCCGAGCAGTCCATGGCCATGCGGGCCTTCCGGTCACTGCCGGAGCGCTGGCAGGCCGTGCTGTGGCACACCGAGATCGAGGACGAGTCGCCCAGCGAGGTCGCGACGCTGTTCGGGCTGGACGCCAACGGCACCCGCGTGCTCGCCAGCCGGGCCCGCGAGGGTCTCAAGCAGGCCTATCTCCAGGCTCACGTCAGCGCCACCCTCACCGGCGACGAGGAGTGCGCGCGCTACGCCGACCAGCTCGGCACCTACGCCCGCGGGCGGCTGCGCACCCGGGCCGAGCGGGGGCTGCGCAAGCACCTGGACGAGTGCGCGAAGTGCCGGCTGGCCGCGCTGCAGATCGAGGAAGTGGCCGGCGGCATCCCGGCCGTCGTGCCGGTCGCCGTCATCGGCTGGTTCGGTGCGGCCGGGTACGCAAAGGCGGCCGGGCTCATCGCCGGGGGCGCGGGAGCGGCCGGTGCGGCGGGGGCCGCAGCGGCGGCGGGAGGCTCGACCGGTGGGGGTGGTGCGGCGGCCTCCGAAGGGCTCGGCGCGCCGGTGAAGGCCGGTATCGCGGCCGGTGTGGTCGCCGTGGGGGTGGTGGCCGCGGTGGTGATGGCGCTGGCCGGCAACGAGAAGCCGAAGGCGGAGGCCAGGACCGCTCCCCCATCCCTACCGCCGTCCTCGGTGGTGCGCCCGGGTGAGCCCACCCCCGCCCCCTCACGGCCGCAACCGGGGCCGCGGCCGCCGGGGATCGCGCCCGCGCGTGCCGAGACACCCGCGCCGACACCGAGCTCCAGGACCAGCCCGACCCCGGACTCGACCCCCACCCCGCCCCGGAAGCCCGCTCCACCGCCCGCGCCCCCGAAGCCGACACCACCTCCGGCCCCGACACCAACGCCCACTCCCCCACCACTCCCGCCGCCCCCACCCGCCCCGGCCGTCTACCAGTGGAGCGAACTGTCGTACGACATCAGTGGCGACGGCACGAAGCCCGAGATGCGGATCGGTTCGAGCAGCTGGGTCTGGAAGCGGTCCGGCCTGTCGGTCGGCGACCAGCGGTACACCCACGGCGTCACCGTGCACGGCCGCTCGTCCGTCACCATCGACCTCAACCGCTCCTGCTCGTCGTACGACGCGCTCGTGGGTGTGGACGACATGACGCTGAGGCTCGGCAAGGTGTACTTCTCCGTCTACGCCGACGGGGCCCGGCTGTGGCGGTCCCCGCTGGTCGAGGGAGGTGACCCGGCCGTGCCCGCCCATGTGAACCTCACCGGCCGCAGCACGGTCCGGCTCGTGGTGGAACCGCGCAGCGCCCTCGACAACCTGATGCCGGTGGACTGGGCGGAGTCCAGGTTCACCTGCGGCTGA
- a CDS encoding asparagine synthase-related protein, which translates to MRWLVGWSSTAAGAVAAGSAGATGSEGETLHPVGSQLLWGDPDPLWAVGDWRPDEVRVVKADDRTRIAVLGICGATDEQLRVALFAARGGALRHLTAWPGSYTAIVQVGRRITVSGDLAGARPVFHTPWAGGTAYATAALPLADLIEANLDFGHLAALLAAPDVPAALHDSTPYDGVKRIPPGHALILRAGAREIAGYEPVASLAVAAPPADPDSAVDAVRDALVEAVRTRLSAPRHVPGADIDPGPVPGMGPAERRAARGMPVPGIGADLSGGPASGALALLAAGLPGMPGTVLGHGTGAGERLLAVTFNDLAVGGREAELERAGALAANPRLHHVVVAGGEETLPYADLDGPLTDEPGPCLVSAARHRARLAAGSADHFTGYGARQVLDAHPARLADLLMDRRRRHLVRPVAALAKADGSVLVPARVYAAARRLSRTPYRSGLESLAERLLDPRSDDGLDAPGGALDASLAALTWGRPGPAARWLTGEALAEVSVRLQASTHRSELVGPGQRPGDFRARAALARHAADLRVLEQAAEVRFQRLHAPFLDNQVVRAARALPEALRVRPGARAAILRTVLEGAGVRELPPGWGAPTQATAAAAERTGLRVAADSLVALFDTPLLAEAGLVEARVVRKALRGAAAGEPLPLDGLADLVALELWLRRLLSRRGTCWTGTPARQRAVPAGIAPQRGALGAGAGGGRRV; encoded by the coding sequence ATGCGGTGGTTGGTGGGATGGAGCAGCACCGCCGCGGGAGCCGTCGCTGCCGGTTCGGCGGGGGCGACCGGCAGCGAGGGTGAGACGCTGCACCCGGTGGGGTCCCAACTCCTGTGGGGCGACCCCGATCCGCTGTGGGCGGTCGGCGACTGGCGCCCCGACGAGGTGCGGGTCGTGAAGGCCGACGACCGGACCAGGATCGCCGTCCTCGGCATCTGCGGCGCCACCGACGAGCAGTTGCGCGTCGCGCTGTTCGCCGCGCGCGGTGGCGCACTTCGGCATCTGACCGCCTGGCCGGGCAGCTACACCGCCATCGTCCAGGTCGGCAGGCGGATCACCGTCTCCGGCGATCTCGCGGGCGCGCGGCCGGTGTTCCACACGCCCTGGGCCGGTGGTACGGCGTACGCCACCGCCGCGCTGCCGCTGGCCGACCTCATCGAGGCCAACCTCGACTTCGGGCATCTCGCCGCGCTGCTCGCCGCCCCGGACGTGCCCGCCGCGCTGCACGACTCCACGCCGTACGACGGCGTGAAGCGCATTCCGCCCGGGCATGCCCTCATCCTGCGCGCCGGGGCGCGCGAGATCGCCGGGTACGAGCCGGTCGCCTCGCTGGCCGTGGCGGCACCTCCGGCCGATCCCGACAGCGCGGTCGACGCGGTGCGCGACGCCCTCGTGGAGGCCGTACGGACGCGGCTGTCCGCGCCGCGGCACGTCCCCGGGGCGGACATCGACCCGGGCCCCGTGCCCGGCATGGGGCCCGCCGAGCGGCGAGCCGCGCGCGGGATGCCGGTGCCGGGGATCGGCGCGGACCTGTCCGGCGGTCCGGCCTCCGGGGCACTGGCACTGCTGGCCGCGGGGCTCCCCGGGATGCCGGGCACGGTGCTGGGGCACGGCACGGGCGCGGGGGAGCGGCTGCTGGCCGTCACGTTCAACGACCTCGCGGTCGGAGGGCGCGAGGCCGAACTGGAGCGGGCGGGCGCGCTGGCGGCGAACCCGCGGCTGCACCACGTCGTCGTGGCGGGCGGCGAGGAGACCCTTCCGTACGCCGACCTGGACGGGCCCCTGACGGATGAACCCGGGCCGTGCCTGGTGTCGGCGGCGCGCCATAGGGCCCGGCTGGCGGCGGGCAGCGCGGACCACTTCACGGGCTACGGCGCGCGCCAGGTCCTGGACGCCCATCCCGCGCGTCTCGCCGACCTGCTGATGGACCGCCGGCGGCGTCATCTCGTACGGCCGGTCGCCGCCCTGGCCAAGGCCGACGGGTCGGTGCTGGTGCCCGCGCGCGTGTACGCGGCGGCGCGGCGGTTGTCGCGGACGCCGTACCGGTCGGGGCTCGAATCCCTCGCCGAGCGTCTCCTGGACCCCCGCTCCGACGACGGTCTCGACGCGCCCGGCGGTGCGCTGGATGCCTCGCTCGCCGCGCTGACCTGGGGCAGACCCGGGCCGGCTGCGCGCTGGCTGACCGGTGAGGCGCTCGCTGAAGTATCGGTTCGCCTTCAGGCGTCGACGCACCGGTCGGAGTTGGTGGGGCCGGGGCAGCGGCCGGGTGACTTCCGCGCGCGTGCGGCGCTGGCGCGGCATGCGGCGGACCTGCGGGTGCTGGAGCAGGCCGCGGAGGTCCGCTTCCAGCGGCTGCACGCGCCGTTCCTCGACAACCAGGTCGTCCGCGCGGCGCGGGCGCTGCCCGAGGCGCTGCGGGTGCGGCCGGGGGCGCGGGCGGCGATCCTGCGTACGGTGCTGGAAGGGGCCGGGGTCCGGGAGCTGCCGCCCGGCTGGGGCGCGCCTACCCAGGCGACCGCGGCGGCGGCGGAGCGTACGGGGCTGCGCGTGGCGGCGGACTCCTTGGTCGCCCTGTTCGACACCCCGCTGCTGGCGGAGGCGGGCCTGGTCGAGGCCCGCGTGGTCCGCAAGGCGCTGCGCGGCGCGGCGGCGGGCGAACCCCTTCCCCTGGACGGCCTCGCGGACCTGGTCGCCCTGGAGCTCTGGCTCCGCCGCCTGCTGTCCCGCCGGGGCACGTGCTGGACGGGCACACCGGCTCGGCAGCGCGCGGTACCGGCGGGGATCGCGCCGCAGCGGGGGGCGTTGGGGGCGGGGGCCGGTGGGGGACGGCGGGTGTAG